Below is a genomic region from Flammeovirgaceae bacterium SG7u.111.
CGGCATAAGTAAGGTCTCTGTTTGACCTCAAGCCACCTTGTGAAGTCTGAAGGAAAATCCTTAGGTTGAAGTTTTTATACTTAAACGTATTAGTCATACCACCAATCCACTTAGGATCTGTTCTGCCAAGAATTACCCTGTCATCAGCAGTGATTTGCCCATCTCCATCTTGATCTTTGAACTTCAGGTCGCCAGGTTTTGCTACAGGATCAGAAGATGCTGCATCCTCCCCTTCTTGCCAAATTCCTATTTTTTCGTAGTCATAAGCTATTCTCAATGGCTGACCTATAAACCACCTGTTACCAACATCATCTTGACCATCACCGTAGAGTTCTACGATTTCGTTTTTAAAGGTAGAGAAGTTTAAATTAGTTTCCCAAGTAAAGTCATCGGTACTGACATTGACGGTATTAAGGGTGAATTCAAAACCAACATTCTGCATTTTACCCAAATTATCCCACACATTGGTATAACCAGTGATCCCAGGCAAACTTCTCCTTAGCAAGATGTCATTTGTGACAGTTTTGTAGACTTCAATAGTTCCATTTATTCTACTCTGGATAACACCAAAGTCTAAGGCAAGGTTAGAGCCTGTAGTAGTCTCCCAATTAAGGTTGGAATTGCCAAGTTTGTCATACAAAACTCCAGTAAGGGCGGTGCCACCAAACGGATAACGAACAGTTGCAGCCGTAGAGGCTGTTTGGTATACACCAATTGCTTGATTACCAGATTGACCGTACGAGAACCTAAGCTTCAGCTGATCTAACCAAGAAACATCTTGCGCAAATGCTTCGTTAGCAATGTTCCATCCTAAAGCCATTGATGGAAATAAACCATACTTATCTGTATTTGAACCAAATGCAGAATATCCGTCTCTACGTGCAGTCAAGGTTAGCAAGTACCTGCCATCATAAGAATAATTAAGTCTGCCCATTTGTGAAAGCAATGTATAACTATTGCTATAAGAATCAGTACTTTGAGATGTGCCTGCGCTTAGTTCTTTGTAAGATAAAGCATCGTTGATAAAAACCCTTGAAGTAGCATAAACGCCCATATCACTTACTTCTTGGGCACTATAAAGGGCGGTAACATCAAAATGGTGTTTGTTTATGTCTTTTGTATAGGTAAGGATGTTTTCAACAACCCAGTTTAAATTTTCCCAATTGTTTATATTGGCTGTTCCGCTGTTATCATTGTTTTGACGACCACTGTATTGTGAAAAACGGCTTAACTTGTAGGTATAAGAAGCATTTAATTTGTACTTCAAACCTTCAATGGGAGTTATTTCTGCATATCCAGTTCCTGTAAGGTTTCTTTGTCTGTCAACCCTATCCACTGAAAGCCCTAACAATGGGTTTTCAAATAGCTGCTCAGGAGCCATCGGGTAAATTATATTATTACCATCTTCATCCGTCGGCACAGAATAAGGACTCATAGCAGTAGCTTCAAGTAAGTTGACTCTACCTCCATCTGAATTATTTTCGGCAAAATATGCAGATGTACCAACTTTTATAAAAGGATTTATAGTGGCATCAATGTTGGTTCTGAAGGTAGTTTTCTTAAACTCATAACCCTTAATAACACCGTCTTGCGATAAGCGAGAGCCCGAAACGTAGTATTGCAAATTATTAGTACTACCTGAAATACTTAAGTTATGCTCTGTCAATTTGCCAGGTTGCGTTGCCAAGTCTAACCAATCACTTGTAACACCGTTGTTATAATTTTCAATCTCAGCAGCATTTGGAAGAACAGTAGTTTGATCAAGATCATTTGCTTCCATAAAGTCAGCATATTTTTGGACGTATTGATCAGGTCCCATAGGAGTCAGCTTATTTGCAATACCTTCAAAACCGACATACCCATTGTACCGGATGGTAGGTTTGTTGTCTAAAGATGATCCTCTCTTGGTAGTAATCAAAATAACTCCATTTGCACCACGTGTACCATAAATAGCTACAGCAGATGCATCTTTCAAGATTTCGATTGACTCGATGTCATTCGGGTTTATATCATTTGTTACGCCAAAGAATGGCACACCATCTAGTACGATGAATGGGCTAGTATTCGCATTGATCGAGTTTACTCCCCTAATCTGAATATTGGCAGAACTACCAGGAACTGATGAAGTCTGCGTGATATTCAAACCTGCTGTAGTACCTTGAATAGCTTGTAATACGTTTGTTACAGGTAAGTTAGAGAGCCTTTCCTTAGGAACCGATGCTACAGAACCTGTAATATCAGAACGTTTTTGCGTACCATATCCAACAACAATTACTTCCTCAAGTTGAGCCAAATCGGGTAATAACGATACGTTAATTTGAGTTTGCGTGCCTACAACAACTTCTTGGGTAACAAAACCGATATAGCTAAACTGTAAAACTGCACCATCAATTACATCTAAAGAAAATTCGCCTTCAATATCCGTAGTGGTTCCAGTTGAAGTGCCTTTAACTATAATACTTACTCCTGGAAGCGGTTCCCCATCTTCTTCCGAAAGAACTCGACCAGTCACTTTTTGTTGGACCACGTCAAAATCGCTCTTTTCTTCTACATAAGCTAATGAACTATAAGATGGAGAAACGGAAATATTATCGTTTATCCTTTTAAAAGCCAAGCCTGTTTTACTTGAAACTTTACCTAGAATAAATCCTAGTGACTTATTGTTGAATTTGAAATTGAACTTCGAGTCCATTTGCTGATTCAATTCACCTTCAAAATAAGTAAACGCAAATCCTGTTTTGTGTTCAATTTCTTGAAACACCTCTGTCAAACCTGCCTCATCTACGTTGAGGCTTAATTTGATTTCATAAATCGATCCTTTCTGTCCGAGAGAGTCTTCAGGCATTAAAAAACTAGATAAGAATACCTGGATCAACACTCCATAAAACATGTACTTTGCCATGCCCCAAATTTGAAGTAATACTTTTATTTTCATATTTTTGGTTATTAATGGTGTAAATCATTATGTCTAGATCAACTTGATATTCAGTTCTCGCCAAAGTATTGATTTATCAAGTTGGTTTTTTTTATGGGAACTACTCCCCTAGCCTATTTCAGCTGCTATTGAATTTGTAGGTTTTCATATTATTTTTATGGTTAGACAAACACTTTTTTTCTTAATCTCAGGTTACTTTATAATCACTTTTTTGCCCTTTATCTCAAAGTCAAATTTCCCAGCAAAACTGATATTTTCAAGAACCTCTTCAAGAGATTCATTCTCAAAACGTCCTTTAAAGCTTTTTTTTGAGGAAATATTCCCTTTCTGAACTATGAATTCTACTCCATACCACTGCTCTAACTGATCAACTAATTCATTAAAATCTACATTCTCAAAAAACAGTATGCCCTTACTCCATACTATTTCATCTGGAGAAAAAGTTTTTTTGACAATACTATTTTTCTTTTTGTTATAAACACCCTTATCGCTTGGCTCAAGCAATAACTTAACCTCTTCACCATTGCTTACTTCTACGAGACCTGTCACCACAGAAACTTTAATATTATTTTCATCTTTGTATGCTTTGACGTTAAAAGAAGTTCCTTTTACAGTAATGTTAAGTTGTTGGGTATGAATAATAAAAGGGTGACTTTCGTCTTTAGCCACATCGAAAAATGCCTCACCTTCTAAAAACACTTCTCGAATATCCTGTGTAAACCTTTCTGGAAATTTCAACTTGCTTTCAGCATTTAAAATAATAACCGTGCCGTCAGAAAGCTTTATAGTTCTTTTCTCCCCTATCTTGTTCTCTCTGCTTATTTGGGCAACATCCTCTACTTCCACGTTCTTTGGAGGCAAAAGGTAGAAGTGATAGTACCCCAGCATAAAAAGTATTGCGGACGCGGCGACTTTAGCAAATAAGCTGAAATTAAAATATCTCTTTTTGCTATGTCCAAGTACTTTTTCTTCTTTAAAAATATTCTTATCTATTTCTACCCAAACCCTATTCATAGAGCCTTTATTTGCATACTGCTTATGTTTCCAGTACTTTTCCATCTTCGTAAAAGCATTCTTATTCTCTTCTGATTGAACCTTCCATGCTTCAAGTACCTTCTTTTCTTCCTCGTTGAGGCTGTCTTCGGAAAAAGCTTTTATCAGAATCTCATCTATATTCAACATTGTAGTTAATTCTAAGTGTAAAGAACCATTTATTTGACATAGAGGAATACATAGCCTATTTGTTGCTCAAAAGGATTTTTCCTGATACTACAAATGGTTATCAAACATTTGATTGTCTCTTCAACTATAGGACTAAATTTTTAGAAAGATAGACTACTTGTTAACTAAAAAAAGCAAAAGGTTTTGCAACAACACGAGTAAAGGAGCAAAACGCATAATGTTTTTGAATGAAGTTTTGTGGGAATTTTGTTGCTTTGCAGCCATGGTCAAGTATTCTCGAATGCGTTTTACAGCTTTCAGTACTTGATTTTTAACCGTAAATGGAGAAATTTCAAGTATCTCTCCAGCTTCGGCATATGTCAGATGGTCCTCTTTTACCAATAAAAATGCGTTTTTGCAGGCTATCGGGAGTGTATCTACCACTTTGTCAATTTCATTTCGCAGCTCTTCGGCAAAATAAGAGCTTTCAGGAGTGAAATTTTCAATGGCAAAATCAAAATGAGACTCATCTAACGACAGATGGGCATTTTTTTCTTTTAAAGACTTTTTAATGATGGTAAGTGAAAGGTTTTTCACCAATACATACAGATAGGTATCTAGGTTTTTAATTTCAAGGAGTTTGCTTCTATCGATCCAAACTTTGGTAAATACCT
It encodes:
- a CDS encoding TonB-dependent receptor encodes the protein MKIKVLLQIWGMAKYMFYGVLIQVFLSSFLMPEDSLGQKGSIYEIKLSLNVDEAGLTEVFQEIEHKTGFAFTYFEGELNQQMDSKFNFKFNNKSLGFILGKVSSKTGLAFKRINDNISVSPSYSSLAYVEEKSDFDVVQQKVTGRVLSEEDGEPLPGVSIIVKGTSTGTTTDIEGEFSLDVIDGAVLQFSYIGFVTQEVVVGTQTQINVSLLPDLAQLEEVIVVGYGTQKRSDITGSVASVPKERLSNLPVTNVLQAIQGTTAGLNITQTSSVPGSSANIQIRGVNSINANTSPFIVLDGVPFFGVTNDINPNDIESIEILKDASAVAIYGTRGANGVILITTKRGSSLDNKPTIRYNGYVGFEGIANKLTPMGPDQYVQKYADFMEANDLDQTTVLPNAAEIENYNNGVTSDWLDLATQPGKLTEHNLSISGSTNNLQYYVSGSRLSQDGVIKGYEFKKTTFRTNIDATINPFIKVGTSAYFAENNSDGGRVNLLEATAMSPYSVPTDEDGNNIIYPMAPEQLFENPLLGLSVDRVDRQRNLTGTGYAEITPIEGLKYKLNASYTYKLSRFSQYSGRQNNDNSGTANINNWENLNWVVENILTYTKDINKHHFDVTALYSAQEVSDMGVYATSRVFINDALSYKELSAGTSQSTDSYSNSYTLLSQMGRLNYSYDGRYLLTLTARRDGYSAFGSNTDKYGLFPSMALGWNIANEAFAQDVSWLDQLKLRFSYGQSGNQAIGVYQTASTAATVRYPFGGTALTGVLYDKLGNSNLNWETTTGSNLALDFGVIQSRINGTIEVYKTVTNDILLRRSLPGITGYTNVWDNLGKMQNVGFEFTLNTVNVSTDDFTWETNLNFSTFKNEIVELYGDGQDDVGNRWFIGQPLRIAYDYEKIGIWQEGEDAASSDPVAKPGDLKFKDQDGDGQITADDRVILGRTDPKWIGGMTNTFKYKNFNLRIFLQTSQGGLRSNRDLTYADEAGRRNLPDGFQYWTPENPSNYWPSLSAYKNYRGYGFNEDYSYVRIKDVTFSYNIPNTLLEKYKIKGLTVYATGRNLYTFTDWFGWDPEMSYSSRGSDNWTNNYPLTRTISFGVNLSL
- a CDS encoding FecR domain-containing protein, which translates into the protein MEKYWKHKQYANKGSMNRVWVEIDKNIFKEEKVLGHSKKRYFNFSLFAKVAASAILFMLGYYHFYLLPPKNVEVEDVAQISRENKIGEKRTIKLSDGTVIILNAESKLKFPERFTQDIREVFLEGEAFFDVAKDESHPFIIHTQQLNITVKGTSFNVKAYKDENNIKVSVVTGLVEVSNGEEVKLLLEPSDKGVYNKKKNSIVKKTFSPDEIVWSKGILFFENVDFNELVDQLEQWYGVEFIVQKGNISSKKSFKGRFENESLEEVLENISFAGKFDFEIKGKKVIIK
- a CDS encoding sigma-70 family RNA polymerase sigma factor encodes the protein MNDLITIKKRIANKNDKIAFRQFYEFYFEKLFSFALRFLKSRELAEEVVSEVFTKVWIDRSKLLEIKNLDTYLYVLVKNLSLTIIKKSLKEKNAHLSLDESHFDFAIENFTPESSYFAEELRNEIDKVVDTLPIACKNAFLLVKEDHLTYAEAGEILEISPFTVKNQVLKAVKRIREYLTMAAKQQNSHKTSFKNIMRFAPLLVLLQNLLLFLVNK